A single genomic interval of Helianthus annuus cultivar XRQ/B chromosome 6, HanXRQr2.0-SUNRISE, whole genome shotgun sequence harbors:
- the LOC110919026 gene encoding histone H4 — MSGRGKGGKGLGKGGAKRHRKVLRDNIQGITKPAIRRLARRGGVKRISGLIYEETRGVLKIFLENVIRDAVTYTEHARRKTVTAMDVVYALKRQGRTLYGFGG, encoded by the coding sequence ATGTCAGGCCGTGGTAAGGGAGGCAAGGGATTGGGAAAGGGAGGAGCAAAACGACACCGTAAGGTTCTTCGTGACAACATTCAGGGAATCACCAAGCCAGCTATCCGCAGATTGGCTCGCAGAGGAGGTGTGAAGCGTATCAGCGGTTTGATCTATGAAGAGACACGTGGCGTTCTCAAGATCTTTTTGGAAAATGTTATCAGAGATGCCGTCACCTACACTGAGCACGCTCGCAGGAAGACTGTGACCGCCATGGATGTGGTGTATGCGCTCAAGAGACAGGGCCGTACCCTGTACGGTTTCGGCGGTTAG